TCGCCTTCTAAGCGAACGGTCGCAGGTTCGAATCCTGCTGGGATCAAATCTCAAGTCGGCTCAAAGCCGGCTTTTTTTATTTTTAACAAATGTTACAAATGAAACAAAGCAACTAAAAAAGAGTAGTAAGAAGACATGGTAAATTAACTCCTTTACTACTCTTTTTATTACTTCACTACAAGCTAAATTACTTGTGATAAGGGCTTCCTTGTTGAATCATAAAAGCACGGTAAATTTGTTCTGATAGAACTAAACGCATTAATTGATGAGGTAGGGTTAATGAACCAAAACTCAAGCACAGATTAGCACGTTTTTTGACCTTATCTGCTAAACCAAGGCTTCCTCCAATCACAAAAACAATATCAGAATAGCCTCTTAATGTCGCATCAGCAATAACTTGACTAAAAGCTTCAGAAGATAGTTGTTTTCCCTCGATGGCTAGGACAATAACATAATCACGCTCTGAAATCTTTGCTAGGATGCGTTCGCCCTCTTTTTCCATAATTTGCTGATTTTGTGCAGCACTAGCATTATCTGGTGTTTTTTCGTCTGCTAACTCGACAATTTCAAATTTTGTAAAACGACTCATGCGCTTACCATATTCGACAATACCATCTTTTAAATACTTTTCTTTTAATTTTCCAACAGCGATAATTTTTACTTTCATAGCTCCATTTTACCACATATTCACAAGCTTTTCACACCTTATCCACATGTTCATAAACCATTAACATGGATTTTAATAGCTTTGAATCAGGATTTTTTCACATTTTAAAAAAGTTTTCCACAGGTTGTGTATTACTTTCTTTTTTTTTACTTTTAAGGTATAATTAAGTCAATTTTTATATGCTACTCAAGAAAAATGGGAGGTAGAGACGTGAAAAAAATAAAATTACCAAATTTACCCAAATTGCCAAAATTTAATTACAAAAATTGGTTAAAACCATTGGGTGTCATTTTAGTCGGCTTTATAGCTGGTGTCGCAGGTACAATACTCGTCCTAAATATGGCAGGTATTTCAATCACTAACGTCGGTGGTTCAAGTACAAAAACAACAACAAGTAGCGTAAGCTATTCTAACTCTAACGATACAACAAAAGCTGTGGAAAAAGTTCAAGACGCAGTTGTATCTGTTATTAACTACAAATCAGACTCGTCGTCTTCTACAAGTG
This sequence is a window from Streptococcus macedonicus ACA-DC 198. Protein-coding genes within it:
- the rlmH gene encoding LSU m3Psi methyltransferase RlmH, whose protein sequence is MKVKIIAVGKLKEKYLKDGIVEYGKRMSRFTKFEIVELADEKTPDNASAAQNQQIMEKEGERILAKISERDYVIVLAIEGKQLSSEAFSQVIADATLRGYSDIVFVIGGSLGLADKVKKRANLCLSFGSLTLPHQLMRLVLSEQIYRAFMIQQGSPYHK